DNA sequence from the Candidatus Kaistella beijingensis genome:
GCTACAACGATGTGTTTCTTCTTGGTTTTCAGCACGAATTCATTCAGAAAAGTCGTTTTTCCGGTTCCGGCTTTTCCGGTGAGAAATATGCTTCTGTTGGTATGTTCGGCTAAATTGAAGAGAGATTCGTTCATCCTTCAAATTTACTAAATTGTTTTTGAGGCGCAAGTTGCAGTTGGTGCAATGGTTGCAATAGTTTTTTTGGAATAAACTAAATCTCAATAAAAGAAGTATTTTTGTAAACCCCTGAAAAAATAAAAATGAAAAATATTCTCATCATCGCGATTTCTCTTCTGACTTTAGCGTCGTGCAAATCCAAAAAAGTAATTGATCCCGAAACTTTACCGAAAGATATTTCTCAAAAACCAGATAATAATATTTCGCAACAATCTGATAGAGAAAAGCTTTCAGCTTTAATTAAAGAAATTGAGAAGCTTGCCAATTCCGAAACCTGCAGTGATGTCGCCGATTGGAACTTCGCTGCGATTGGCTCAAAACCTTGTGGCGGACCGAGTTCCTACATTGCTTATCCGAAAAAAATAGAAGATGAGATTGTGCCGAAAATTAAAAATTTCACCCAGATGCAGTCGGCGTTTAACACAAAATACGGTTTGGTTTCGGACTGTATGATGGTGATGCCGCCTTCAGGAATTAGATGTGTGGATGGAAAAGCGGTTTTGGTGAGTAGAAATTCTGCATTGGAATCGCAATAATCTCAATACGATATTAATTACTTTTGCCTTGATGCAAAAGTAACAAAAAATCAAGTCTGGATATTTTTGCTAAAAAATTAAAATTTCTTTCAAGAAAATTTCCAAACTCGGGCGGGAAGTTAAATATAGATTTTAAGTCATTGTATTGCCGCCATTCAAACAATGGAAATTTTTATCTTGTTATAATTAAGAAAAACTTCGCCGAAAGAAATTTCAATTTTTTTCAACGCAAAAATCTCCTACGACAAAAAACTTAAATCAAAAGAAACTCATATTAATTTTCATCCTACGCTTTGATTGCTTTCTCTTTTGTTCAAAGAATCTTTCAACAATTTTGCGGCACTCCATTTCGCGTGTCGCGATGGTTGGATGAAGTGTCCCATTTTCTGTGCATAAACTTTGGTAAATTCCGCACCGAAAAAGACCAATTGACACGTATAATTTATCCACATCATCAACAAAATAATAGTTCCCGCCGCACCGAAAATGGAGGTTGGTTTTGAAATTTCAAAATAGTAACTCAGTAAAAATTTTCCGATATTGAAGAGCAAAGCGGTCACGAAAGCGCCCATCCAAACGGAACGCCACGAGATTTCCACATCGGGCAAAACTTTAAACATAAACGCGAAAAGCACCACCACGACAAGAAAACTCACCACAAAATTGATGATTCTCGCCATAAAGAATGTTTCCAAACCAAAATGTCTTGTAATCCATTCATTTGCCAAACCAAGAATGGACGAAAGAATTAAGCTGATAAGAAGCAAAAACGCAATGATGAGGATCATTCCCAAAGAATTGGCTCTGTCGAGAACATATTTTTGAAAGGCTTTTTTGGGTGCAGCTTCCACATCCCAAAGTGTGTTCAGACTTCGCTGCATTTGAAAAAATAAAGTTGTTGCCCCGAAAATAAGGGTGAGAATCCCAAATATTTTCATCCAAATATTTTGGTTGTCCCAAACTGCACT
Encoded proteins:
- a CDS encoding YihY/virulence factor BrkB family protein; the protein is MKYLKFIWELLKETFNEWNNSSASKDSASIAYYAIFSLPGLLIIVIWIAGIFFGDEAIRGEITRQASGIAGKDIADSIQTMIMSAVWDNQNIWMKIFGILTLIFGATTLFFQMQRSLNTLWDVEAAPKKAFQKYVLDRANSLGMILIIAFLLLISLILSSILGLANEWITRHFGLETFFMARIINFVVSFLVVVVLFAFMFKVLPDVEISWRSVWMGAFVTALLFNIGKFLLSYYFEISKPTSIFGAAGTIILLMMWINYTCQLVFFGAEFTKVYAQKMGHFIQPSRHAKWSAAKLLKDSLNKRESNQSVG